From a single Nitrospira sp. genomic region:
- a CDS encoding Gfo/Idh/MocA family oxidoreductase: MTKLRAGVIGVGHLGQHHARLYASSPDSMLVGVVDHDQDRASTVAQKYGVQVFSDLQDLLKHVDLVTIAVPTSSHYSVAKVCLQTGKHVLIEKPIAVSPTEAQELVELGHRHACTIQVGHSERFNPIMPLMRPHIREPLFIECHRLGSYSERGTDVDVVLDLMIHDLDLLLSCNPGPVEDVKAVGVSVLSATSDVANARIQFQSGCVATLTASRVSPKPMRQWRLFQPAACLSIDFQTRQGMIGKPSVEQGLTPMMTVDEVQADHDEPLKLQLESFLRAVRANSRPVVSGQDGADALELAHRVLSAMNGPDWKPMPEYRRQVHG; the protein is encoded by the coding sequence ATGACAAAGCTGCGTGCTGGTGTGATCGGGGTTGGACATCTTGGGCAGCACCACGCGCGTCTCTACGCCTCGTCTCCAGACTCGATGCTGGTTGGCGTGGTTGACCACGATCAGGACCGAGCGTCTACCGTCGCCCAGAAGTACGGCGTACAGGTCTTCTCTGATCTACAAGATTTGCTGAAGCACGTTGATCTCGTCACTATTGCCGTCCCTACGTCCAGTCATTATTCGGTCGCGAAAGTCTGTCTCCAGACCGGTAAGCATGTCTTGATCGAAAAACCGATTGCGGTCTCGCCGACGGAAGCGCAGGAGCTGGTGGAGTTGGGACACCGCCATGCCTGTACGATCCAGGTTGGACATAGCGAGCGTTTCAACCCGATCATGCCGTTGATGCGGCCTCACATTCGCGAGCCGTTGTTCATCGAGTGTCATCGATTGGGAAGTTATAGTGAGCGTGGCACCGATGTTGACGTCGTGTTGGACTTGATGATTCATGATCTTGACCTGCTGTTGTCGTGCAATCCGGGTCCGGTCGAGGATGTGAAGGCAGTCGGGGTCTCGGTGCTTTCCGCAACGAGCGATGTCGCCAACGCGCGAATCCAGTTTCAGAGCGGCTGCGTTGCGACACTCACGGCCAGTCGAGTTTCACCGAAACCCATGCGTCAATGGCGTCTGTTCCAGCCAGCCGCGTGTCTCTCAATCGACTTTCAGACTCGGCAGGGAATGATTGGAAAACCGTCGGTTGAACAGGGTCTTACGCCGATGATGACGGTGGACGAGGTGCAGGCAGATCATGACGAGCCGTTGAAATTACAGCTTGAGTCGTTCCTCCGCGCGGTTCGTGCCAACTCTCGTCCTGTTGTATCGGGTCAAGACGGCGCCGATGCTCTAGAACTTGCGCATCGTGTGCTGTCCGCGATGAACGGGCCCGATTGGAAGCCGATGCCCGAGTATCGCAGACAGGTGCACGGGTGA
- the msbA gene encoding lipid A export permease/ATP-binding protein MsbA, translated as MSGVARFKRLMRYVKPYQGRFLAAFACSGLVAILSGVYAWLARPVLDDIFIQKDEQMLLVLPLVLLGVATLKALFSYGVGYLMAYVGNRVVADIRQELFQQLMRLSVGFHDTNTSGRLVSRVVNDVGMMANAASSVVKDIFQNGLTFLAMIGVILYQNWRLAGLSLIVIPLSALSMVRVGKRLKRLATSGQEQLGDLSSTLQEMLAGIRTVKAFGREEAEAERFEERNRKVLSTTLKSNQVWSLGHSQMEIIGVIGVAAIIWYGGYLVIHDTMTPGAFFSFMAALFMAYTPIRKLSGSNNLVQQALAAAERVFDVLDLKTEYARNSGTVPLVGINQAIEFQSVSLRYENHTIPALADIDLVIRPGEVIALVGSSGSGKTSLVSLLPRFYEPTAGRILLDGLPITSYELRSLRSHIGIVSQEVFLFDETVRTNIAFGRSGSSQAEVEQAAKLAYAHDFILRLPQGYDTMIGERGVKLSGGERQRLAIARAILRDPPVMILDEATSALDTESERIVQLALANLMKDRTTLVIAHRLSTIQNADRIIVLDRGIIAESGSHEELLRQGGVYHKLHAMQFQDVTSV; from the coding sequence ATGTCGGGTGTAGCACGATTCAAACGCCTGATGCGGTATGTAAAACCGTACCAAGGACGGTTCCTGGCAGCCTTTGCCTGTTCAGGCCTTGTGGCAATTCTCAGTGGCGTCTATGCCTGGCTCGCCAGGCCGGTGTTGGACGATATCTTCATCCAAAAAGATGAGCAGATGTTGCTGGTCCTGCCGTTGGTCCTCCTTGGCGTGGCCACGTTGAAGGCACTATTCAGCTATGGTGTGGGCTATCTCATGGCCTATGTCGGCAATCGAGTCGTGGCCGATATTCGACAGGAATTGTTCCAACAACTGATGCGACTCTCCGTCGGCTTTCACGATACGAACACGTCCGGGCGCCTGGTTTCTCGCGTCGTCAACGATGTCGGGATGATGGCCAACGCCGCATCAAGCGTCGTCAAAGATATTTTTCAGAACGGCCTGACATTTCTGGCCATGATCGGCGTCATCCTGTATCAGAATTGGAGGTTGGCAGGGCTCTCGCTCATCGTGATTCCACTCTCGGCGTTGAGCATGGTGCGGGTCGGCAAGCGATTGAAACGATTGGCCACAAGCGGGCAAGAACAACTGGGTGACCTGTCCTCTACGCTGCAAGAGATGTTGGCCGGCATCAGAACGGTCAAAGCGTTCGGGCGGGAGGAGGCGGAGGCGGAGCGATTCGAAGAACGGAACCGAAAAGTACTCTCGACGACTCTGAAAAGTAATCAGGTCTGGTCGCTGGGGCATTCCCAGATGGAAATCATCGGAGTGATCGGTGTCGCAGCCATTATCTGGTACGGCGGCTATTTGGTCATCCACGACACCATGACTCCCGGTGCCTTTTTCTCGTTCATGGCGGCCTTGTTCATGGCCTATACCCCGATTCGGAAGCTCTCAGGATCGAATAATCTGGTTCAGCAAGCGCTTGCGGCTGCCGAACGAGTCTTCGACGTGTTGGACCTCAAGACCGAGTATGCTCGGAATAGCGGGACCGTACCGTTGGTCGGGATCAATCAGGCCATCGAATTTCAAAGCGTCTCCTTGCGGTATGAGAATCACACGATCCCCGCGCTGGCCGATATCGATCTCGTGATCCGACCGGGTGAAGTGATTGCGCTGGTCGGGAGCAGCGGGAGTGGAAAGACCAGCTTGGTGAGTTTGCTGCCTCGTTTTTATGAGCCGACGGCAGGACGCATTCTCCTGGACGGCCTCCCTATCACGTCCTACGAGCTGCGCTCGCTGCGCTCGCATATCGGGATTGTTTCGCAAGAAGTGTTCTTATTCGACGAAACCGTCAGAACCAACATCGCGTTCGGCAGATCCGGCTCCAGCCAAGCTGAGGTCGAGCAGGCGGCAAAACTGGCGTATGCCCATGACTTTATTCTCCGCTTACCGCAAGGGTACGATACAATGATCGGCGAGCGGGGAGTCAAACTGTCTGGCGGAGAACGGCAGCGTCTGGCGATCGCCAGGGCCATTCTGCGCGACCCACCAGTGATGATTCTGGATGAAGCAACGTCGGCGTTGGATACGGAGTCAGAACGGATCGTGCAATTGGCGCTGGCCAACTTGATGAAGGATCGGACGACCCTCGTGATTGCCCATCGTCTCTCGACCATCCAGAACGCCGATCGCATTATTGTCTTGGATCGAGGCATCATTGCCGAATCGGGATCGCATGAGGAGTTGCTGCGGCAAGGAGGCGTCTACCACAAGCTGCACGCCATGCAATTTCAGGATGTGACCAGTGTCTGA
- the lpxB gene encoding lipid-A-disaccharide synthase, with protein sequence MARILIVTGEASGDLHGANLAKALKACDPEVSLAGIGGRAMESAGVESVCTMGQFDVMGMVGPLALAAIIRRFFFMRRLFRSEPWDAVVFIDNPGLNLRYAYFAKCAGLRVFYYIAPQIWAWGPWRMYWIKKRIDHVLVILPFEKPLFDRAGVRCTFVGHPILDAVEEAYDRSALRAKFGFAPEERVVALLPGSRAHEVQVLLPILLDAAEKLARHKPGTQFLLAQASTIQDNLLQPFLQQNRVSVTVVKEQTSEVLAVSDFALVKSGTAILQAAVVGTPMVLFYRTTAWEFFIGSFFIRVKWIGLVNLVAGRSIVPELVQDAATGQRLYEEAIRVLEDRSVYDEMRRDLAEVRDALGEPGASKRAAEAVLAGCRV encoded by the coding sequence ATGGCACGCATTCTTATCGTTACCGGTGAAGCGTCGGGCGATCTCCACGGAGCGAATCTCGCGAAGGCCCTCAAGGCCTGTGATCCCGAGGTTTCACTGGCGGGAATCGGCGGGCGTGCCATGGAGTCAGCCGGAGTGGAGTCGGTCTGCACGATGGGGCAGTTCGACGTGATGGGCATGGTTGGGCCCTTGGCGTTGGCGGCCATCATTCGACGGTTTTTCTTCATGCGGCGACTGTTCAGGTCGGAACCATGGGATGCAGTCGTCTTTATCGACAATCCCGGGTTGAATCTGCGGTACGCCTATTTTGCCAAATGCGCTGGGTTACGCGTATTTTATTATATCGCACCGCAGATCTGGGCCTGGGGGCCCTGGCGGATGTACTGGATCAAGAAACGGATCGATCATGTGTTGGTGATTTTGCCGTTTGAGAAACCCCTCTTCGACCGAGCAGGTGTTCGTTGCACGTTTGTGGGACATCCTATATTGGATGCTGTTGAGGAGGCCTATGATCGGTCGGCGCTTCGCGCCAAGTTTGGCTTTGCTCCTGAGGAACGCGTGGTTGCATTGTTGCCAGGGAGTCGGGCGCACGAAGTACAGGTTCTGCTCCCGATCCTTCTCGACGCAGCAGAGAAATTGGCGCGGCATAAGCCAGGAACACAGTTTCTCCTGGCACAAGCCTCCACAATTCAGGATAATCTGTTGCAACCGTTCCTCCAACAGAACCGAGTGTCGGTCACCGTTGTGAAAGAGCAGACCAGTGAAGTGTTGGCGGTCTCGGATTTTGCGTTGGTCAAGTCGGGTACGGCTATCTTGCAAGCCGCCGTCGTCGGTACACCCATGGTGTTGTTTTATCGAACGACGGCATGGGAATTTTTCATCGGGAGTTTCTTTATCCGGGTCAAATGGATTGGGCTCGTCAATTTGGTGGCAGGACGATCGATCGTACCGGAGTTGGTACAGGACGCGGCAACCGGTCAGCGATTGTACGAAGAGGCGATCAGGGTCTTGGAAGACCGATCCGTCTATGATGAGATGCGACGAGATTTAGCCGAAGTGCGAGATGCATTGGGTGAACCAGGCGCGTCAAAGAGGGCGGCGGAAGCCGTGTTGGCAGGATGTCGGGTGTAG